The Limnospira fusiformis SAG 85.79 genomic interval CCAACCTTTTAGCCTTTCGGCGCTCCTCTTCCAACTCGGCGGTCACTTGTTCGGCTCGCGAGCGCTCCTCTTCCAACTCGGCGGTCACTTGTTCGGCTCGCGAGCGCTCCTGTTCGGCTCGCGAGCGCTCCTCTTCCAACTCGGCGGTCACTTGTTCGGCTCGCGAGCGCTCCTGTTGTAATTGTTGCTCGATTTCCAGGGGAGAAGAAAACGGCTGACCCTGGGGATTATAAAGTGTTAAAGTCTCCTCGGACAACTCAAATCGAACTTGCAGGCGGGGACTCACCCAATTCTGCATTTCCTCAATCATAGCCAGATGATCGCCCGAACGGATACACCCGCTCAAATCATTGTTTTCCGGGTCATAAATATAATATTCCTCCACCCCATAGCGATCGTAAAATAACAACTTCCGAGTCAGTTCTCCCGGTCGGTTCCCCGGAGACAGAATTTCCAACACCACCTGGGGGGCGATCGCCTTTTCTTTCCACTGTTGGTAAGAACCCCGGTCTCCCTTCTCTACCCCAAACACCACCATAACATCGGGCGCTTGGCGTATCTTATTATTTCCTTCCACCGGATACCAGAGTAAATCCCCCGCCACAAACACATCCGCCTGTAGGGCAAATAACCACGCCAGATTGTGATATATGGTCATAATCCAGCGAAACTGAATCGTATTCTCGGCCATCGGTTTACCGTCAGAATCAGGATAGATAATTTCATGCTGAGTTGCTATTTTTGGCTGAGAAACCATTGCTCATCTCCCTCTCAACTCATCTGGTGTTTCCCTCTCTGGGAATATGATAACCCAATCCTAAGCAAATGCCAGGATTTCCCAGCATCTGGCAAGTTACCATGAAGAATATCCGCCCACATTCCCGGAGGAAATCTGATGCACAGCACTCTCTCCCTGCAACTCCCCCCT includes:
- a CDS encoding Uma2 family endonuclease; this translates as MVSQPKIATQHEIIYPDSDGKPMAENTIQFRWIMTIYHNLAWLFALQADVFVAGDLLWYPVEGNNKIRQAPDVMVVFGVEKGDRGSYQQWKEKAIAPQVVLEILSPGNRPGELTRKLLFYDRYGVEEYYIYDPENNDLSGCIRSGDHLAMIEEMQNWVSPRLQVRFELSEETLTLYNPQGQPFSSPLEIEQQLQQERSRAEQVTAELEEERSRAEQERSRAEQVTAELEEERSRAEQVTAELEEERRKAKRLEMLLREAGIDGDRL